From one Equus asinus isolate D_3611 breed Donkey chromosome 5, EquAss-T2T_v2, whole genome shotgun sequence genomic stretch:
- the MFSD2A gene encoding sodium-dependent lysophosphatidylcholine symporter 1 isoform X2, with protein sequence MAKGEGAESGSAAGLLPAGIIQAGERPAQVKEPKKKQQLSVCSKLCYAVGGAPYQVTGCALGFFLQIYLLDVAQVDPFSASIILFVGRAWDAITDPLVGFFISKSSWTRLGRLMPWIIFSTPLAVVAYFLIWFVPDFPQGQSLWYLLFYCLFETLVTCFHVPYSALTMFISTEQSERDSATAYRMTVEVLGTVLGTAIQGQIVGQADTPCLQDRNISAVALEGANRTHSTTSLRETQNAYLLAAGVIATIYIICAVILILGVREQREPYETQQAEPMSFFRGLRLVMSHGPYVKLIAGFLFTSLAFMLVEGNFALFCTYTLGFRNEFQNLLLAIMLSATFTIPIWQWFLTRFGKKTAVYIGISSAVPFLTLVALMERNLIITYVVAVAAGISVAAAFLLPWSMLPDVIDDFHLKQPHSRGTEPIFFSFYVFFTKFASGVSLGISTLSLDFAGYQTRGCTQPRRVKFTLKMLVTMTPIVLILLGLLLFKLYPIDEEKRRQNKKALQALREEASSSGCSDTDSTELASIL encoded by the exons ATGGCCAAAGGAGAGGGCGCCGAGAGCGGCTCCGCGGCGGGGCTGCTGCCCGCGGGCATTATACAAGCGGGTGAACGTCCGGCCCAGGTGAAG GAACCGAAGAAGAAACAACAGTTGTCCGTTTGCAGCAAGCTTTGCTATGCAGTTGGAGGGGCCCCCTACCAGGTGACAGGCTGTGCCCTGGGGTTCTTCCTGCAGATCTACCTGTTGGATGTGGCTCAG GTGGaccctttctctgcctccatcatcctATTTGTGGGCCGGGCTTGGGATGCCATCACAGATCCCCTGGTGGGTTTCTTCATTAGCAAGTCTTCGTGGACCCGCCTGGGCCGCCTCATGCCCTG GATCATCTTCTCCACGCCCCTGGCCGTCGTTGCCTACTTCCTCATCTGGTTCGTGCCTGACTTCCCACAGGGCCAGAGCCTGTGGTACCTGCTTTTCTATTGCCTCTTTGAGACACTGGTCACA TGTTTCCACGTTCCCTACTCAGCTCTCACCATGTTCATCAGCACAGAACAGAGTGAGCGGGATTCTGCCACTGCATATC GGATGACTGTGGAGGTGCTGGGCACAGTGCTGGGAACAGCGATCCAGGGGCAAATCGTGGGCCAAGCGGATACACCTTGTCTCCAGGACCGCAACATTTCTGCAGTGGCCTTGGAAGGTGCCAATCGCACACACAGCACCACCTCACTCAGAGAAACG CAAAATGCATACCTGCTGGCAGCAGGGGTCATTGCCACCATCTATATCATCTGTGCTGTCATCCTGATCCTGGGCGTGCGGGAGCAAAGAG AACCCTATGAGACTCAGCAGGCTGAGCCGATGTCCTTCTTTCGGGGCCTCCGGCTGGTCATGAGCCACGGCCCGTACGTCAAGCTTATTGCCGGCTTCCTCTTCACCTCCCTGGCTTTCATG CTGGTGGAAGGGAACTTCGCCTTGTTTTGCACCTACACCCTGGGCTTCCGCAATGAATTCCAGAATCTGCTCCTGGCCATCATG CTCTCGGCCACATTCACCATCCCCATCTGGCAATGGTTCCTAACCCGGTTTGGCAAAAAGACGGCTGTATACATTGGGATCTCT TCAGCAGTGCCATTTCTCACCTTGGTGGCCCTCATGGAGCGTAACCTGATCATCACATACGTGGTAGCTGTGGCAGCTGGCATCAGTGTAGCAGCTGCCTTCTTACTACCCTG GTCCATGCTGCCCGACGTCATTGACGACTTCCACTTGAAGCAGCCCCACTCCCGTGGAACCGAGcccatcttcttctccttctaTGTCTTCTTCACCAAGTTCGCCTCCGGAGTCTCTCTGGGCATCTCCACCCTCAGTCTTGA CTTTGCCGGCTACCAAACCCGTGGCTGCACCCAGCCGAGGCGCGTCAAGTTTACGCTGAAGATGCTGGTGACCATGACTCCCATAGTCCTCATCCTGCTGGGCCTGCTGCTCTTCAAACTGTACCCCATTGACGAGGAGAAGCGGCGACAGAACAAGAAAGCCCTGCAGGCTCTGCG GGAAGAGGCCAGCAGCTCGGGCTGCTCTGACACAGACTCTACAGAGCTGGCCAGCATCCTCTAG
- the MFSD2A gene encoding sodium-dependent lysophosphatidylcholine symporter 1 isoform X5 codes for MPWIIFSTPLAVVAYFLIWFVPDFPQGQSLWYLLFYCLFETLVTCFHVPYSALTMFISTEQSERDSATAYRMTVEVLGTVLGTAIQGQIVGQADTPCLQDRNISAVALEGANRTHSTTSLRETQNAYLLAAGVIATIYIICAVILILGVREQREPYETQQAEPMSFFRGLRLVMSHGPYVKLIAGFLFTSLAFMLVEGNFALFCTYTLGFRNEFQNLLLAIMLSATFTIPIWQWFLTRFGKKTAVYIGISSAVPFLTLVALMERNLIITYVVAVAAGISVAAAFLLPWSMLPDVIDDFHLKQPHSRGTEPIFFSFYVFFTKFASGVSLGISTLSLDFAGYQTRGCTQPRRVKFTLKMLVTMTPIVLILLGLLLFKLYPIDEEKRRQNKKALQALREEASSSGCSDTDSTELASIL; via the exons ATGCCCTG GATCATCTTCTCCACGCCCCTGGCCGTCGTTGCCTACTTCCTCATCTGGTTCGTGCCTGACTTCCCACAGGGCCAGAGCCTGTGGTACCTGCTTTTCTATTGCCTCTTTGAGACACTGGTCACA TGTTTCCACGTTCCCTACTCAGCTCTCACCATGTTCATCAGCACAGAACAGAGTGAGCGGGATTCTGCCACTGCATATC GGATGACTGTGGAGGTGCTGGGCACAGTGCTGGGAACAGCGATCCAGGGGCAAATCGTGGGCCAAGCGGATACACCTTGTCTCCAGGACCGCAACATTTCTGCAGTGGCCTTGGAAGGTGCCAATCGCACACACAGCACCACCTCACTCAGAGAAACG CAAAATGCATACCTGCTGGCAGCAGGGGTCATTGCCACCATCTATATCATCTGTGCTGTCATCCTGATCCTGGGCGTGCGGGAGCAAAGAG AACCCTATGAGACTCAGCAGGCTGAGCCGATGTCCTTCTTTCGGGGCCTCCGGCTGGTCATGAGCCACGGCCCGTACGTCAAGCTTATTGCCGGCTTCCTCTTCACCTCCCTGGCTTTCATG CTGGTGGAAGGGAACTTCGCCTTGTTTTGCACCTACACCCTGGGCTTCCGCAATGAATTCCAGAATCTGCTCCTGGCCATCATG CTCTCGGCCACATTCACCATCCCCATCTGGCAATGGTTCCTAACCCGGTTTGGCAAAAAGACGGCTGTATACATTGGGATCTCT TCAGCAGTGCCATTTCTCACCTTGGTGGCCCTCATGGAGCGTAACCTGATCATCACATACGTGGTAGCTGTGGCAGCTGGCATCAGTGTAGCAGCTGCCTTCTTACTACCCTG GTCCATGCTGCCCGACGTCATTGACGACTTCCACTTGAAGCAGCCCCACTCCCGTGGAACCGAGcccatcttcttctccttctaTGTCTTCTTCACCAAGTTCGCCTCCGGAGTCTCTCTGGGCATCTCCACCCTCAGTCTTGA CTTTGCCGGCTACCAAACCCGTGGCTGCACCCAGCCGAGGCGCGTCAAGTTTACGCTGAAGATGCTGGTGACCATGACTCCCATAGTCCTCATCCTGCTGGGCCTGCTGCTCTTCAAACTGTACCCCATTGACGAGGAGAAGCGGCGACAGAACAAGAAAGCCCTGCAGGCTCTGCG GGAAGAGGCCAGCAGCTCGGGCTGCTCTGACACAGACTCTACAGAGCTGGCCAGCATCCTCTAG
- the MFSD2A gene encoding sodium-dependent lysophosphatidylcholine symporter 1 isoform X1, translating to MAKGEGAESGSAAGLLPAGIIQAGERPAQVKKEPKKKQQLSVCSKLCYAVGGAPYQVTGCALGFFLQIYLLDVAQVDPFSASIILFVGRAWDAITDPLVGFFISKSSWTRLGRLMPWIIFSTPLAVVAYFLIWFVPDFPQGQSLWYLLFYCLFETLVTCFHVPYSALTMFISTEQSERDSATAYRMTVEVLGTVLGTAIQGQIVGQADTPCLQDRNISAVALEGANRTHSTTSLRETQNAYLLAAGVIATIYIICAVILILGVREQREPYETQQAEPMSFFRGLRLVMSHGPYVKLIAGFLFTSLAFMLVEGNFALFCTYTLGFRNEFQNLLLAIMLSATFTIPIWQWFLTRFGKKTAVYIGISSAVPFLTLVALMERNLIITYVVAVAAGISVAAAFLLPWSMLPDVIDDFHLKQPHSRGTEPIFFSFYVFFTKFASGVSLGISTLSLDFAGYQTRGCTQPRRVKFTLKMLVTMTPIVLILLGLLLFKLYPIDEEKRRQNKKALQALREEASSSGCSDTDSTELASIL from the exons ATGGCCAAAGGAGAGGGCGCCGAGAGCGGCTCCGCGGCGGGGCTGCTGCCCGCGGGCATTATACAAGCGGGTGAACGTCCGGCCCAGGTGAAG aAGGAACCGAAGAAGAAACAACAGTTGTCCGTTTGCAGCAAGCTTTGCTATGCAGTTGGAGGGGCCCCCTACCAGGTGACAGGCTGTGCCCTGGGGTTCTTCCTGCAGATCTACCTGTTGGATGTGGCTCAG GTGGaccctttctctgcctccatcatcctATTTGTGGGCCGGGCTTGGGATGCCATCACAGATCCCCTGGTGGGTTTCTTCATTAGCAAGTCTTCGTGGACCCGCCTGGGCCGCCTCATGCCCTG GATCATCTTCTCCACGCCCCTGGCCGTCGTTGCCTACTTCCTCATCTGGTTCGTGCCTGACTTCCCACAGGGCCAGAGCCTGTGGTACCTGCTTTTCTATTGCCTCTTTGAGACACTGGTCACA TGTTTCCACGTTCCCTACTCAGCTCTCACCATGTTCATCAGCACAGAACAGAGTGAGCGGGATTCTGCCACTGCATATC GGATGACTGTGGAGGTGCTGGGCACAGTGCTGGGAACAGCGATCCAGGGGCAAATCGTGGGCCAAGCGGATACACCTTGTCTCCAGGACCGCAACATTTCTGCAGTGGCCTTGGAAGGTGCCAATCGCACACACAGCACCACCTCACTCAGAGAAACG CAAAATGCATACCTGCTGGCAGCAGGGGTCATTGCCACCATCTATATCATCTGTGCTGTCATCCTGATCCTGGGCGTGCGGGAGCAAAGAG AACCCTATGAGACTCAGCAGGCTGAGCCGATGTCCTTCTTTCGGGGCCTCCGGCTGGTCATGAGCCACGGCCCGTACGTCAAGCTTATTGCCGGCTTCCTCTTCACCTCCCTGGCTTTCATG CTGGTGGAAGGGAACTTCGCCTTGTTTTGCACCTACACCCTGGGCTTCCGCAATGAATTCCAGAATCTGCTCCTGGCCATCATG CTCTCGGCCACATTCACCATCCCCATCTGGCAATGGTTCCTAACCCGGTTTGGCAAAAAGACGGCTGTATACATTGGGATCTCT TCAGCAGTGCCATTTCTCACCTTGGTGGCCCTCATGGAGCGTAACCTGATCATCACATACGTGGTAGCTGTGGCAGCTGGCATCAGTGTAGCAGCTGCCTTCTTACTACCCTG GTCCATGCTGCCCGACGTCATTGACGACTTCCACTTGAAGCAGCCCCACTCCCGTGGAACCGAGcccatcttcttctccttctaTGTCTTCTTCACCAAGTTCGCCTCCGGAGTCTCTCTGGGCATCTCCACCCTCAGTCTTGA CTTTGCCGGCTACCAAACCCGTGGCTGCACCCAGCCGAGGCGCGTCAAGTTTACGCTGAAGATGCTGGTGACCATGACTCCCATAGTCCTCATCCTGCTGGGCCTGCTGCTCTTCAAACTGTACCCCATTGACGAGGAGAAGCGGCGACAGAACAAGAAAGCCCTGCAGGCTCTGCG GGAAGAGGCCAGCAGCTCGGGCTGCTCTGACACAGACTCTACAGAGCTGGCCAGCATCCTCTAG
- the MFSD2A gene encoding sodium-dependent lysophosphatidylcholine symporter 1 isoform X4 has product MAKGEGAESGSAAGLLPAGIIQAGERPAQEPKKKQQLSVCSKLCYAVGGAPYQVTGCALGFFLQIYLLDVAQVDPFSASIILFVGRAWDAITDPLVGFFISKSSWTRLGRLMPWIIFSTPLAVVAYFLIWFVPDFPQGQSLWYLLFYCLFETLVTCFHVPYSALTMFISTEQSERDSATAYRMTVEVLGTVLGTAIQGQIVGQADTPCLQDRNISAVALEGANRTHSTTSLRETQNAYLLAAGVIATIYIICAVILILGVREQREPYETQQAEPMSFFRGLRLVMSHGPYVKLIAGFLFTSLAFMLVEGNFALFCTYTLGFRNEFQNLLLAIMLSATFTIPIWQWFLTRFGKKTAVYIGISSAVPFLTLVALMERNLIITYVVAVAAGISVAAAFLLPWSMLPDVIDDFHLKQPHSRGTEPIFFSFYVFFTKFASGVSLGISTLSLDFAGYQTRGCTQPRRVKFTLKMLVTMTPIVLILLGLLLFKLYPIDEEKRRQNKKALQALREEASSSGCSDTDSTELASIL; this is encoded by the exons ATGGCCAAAGGAGAGGGCGCCGAGAGCGGCTCCGCGGCGGGGCTGCTGCCCGCGGGCATTATACAAGCGGGTGAACGTCCGGCCCAG GAACCGAAGAAGAAACAACAGTTGTCCGTTTGCAGCAAGCTTTGCTATGCAGTTGGAGGGGCCCCCTACCAGGTGACAGGCTGTGCCCTGGGGTTCTTCCTGCAGATCTACCTGTTGGATGTGGCTCAG GTGGaccctttctctgcctccatcatcctATTTGTGGGCCGGGCTTGGGATGCCATCACAGATCCCCTGGTGGGTTTCTTCATTAGCAAGTCTTCGTGGACCCGCCTGGGCCGCCTCATGCCCTG GATCATCTTCTCCACGCCCCTGGCCGTCGTTGCCTACTTCCTCATCTGGTTCGTGCCTGACTTCCCACAGGGCCAGAGCCTGTGGTACCTGCTTTTCTATTGCCTCTTTGAGACACTGGTCACA TGTTTCCACGTTCCCTACTCAGCTCTCACCATGTTCATCAGCACAGAACAGAGTGAGCGGGATTCTGCCACTGCATATC GGATGACTGTGGAGGTGCTGGGCACAGTGCTGGGAACAGCGATCCAGGGGCAAATCGTGGGCCAAGCGGATACACCTTGTCTCCAGGACCGCAACATTTCTGCAGTGGCCTTGGAAGGTGCCAATCGCACACACAGCACCACCTCACTCAGAGAAACG CAAAATGCATACCTGCTGGCAGCAGGGGTCATTGCCACCATCTATATCATCTGTGCTGTCATCCTGATCCTGGGCGTGCGGGAGCAAAGAG AACCCTATGAGACTCAGCAGGCTGAGCCGATGTCCTTCTTTCGGGGCCTCCGGCTGGTCATGAGCCACGGCCCGTACGTCAAGCTTATTGCCGGCTTCCTCTTCACCTCCCTGGCTTTCATG CTGGTGGAAGGGAACTTCGCCTTGTTTTGCACCTACACCCTGGGCTTCCGCAATGAATTCCAGAATCTGCTCCTGGCCATCATG CTCTCGGCCACATTCACCATCCCCATCTGGCAATGGTTCCTAACCCGGTTTGGCAAAAAGACGGCTGTATACATTGGGATCTCT TCAGCAGTGCCATTTCTCACCTTGGTGGCCCTCATGGAGCGTAACCTGATCATCACATACGTGGTAGCTGTGGCAGCTGGCATCAGTGTAGCAGCTGCCTTCTTACTACCCTG GTCCATGCTGCCCGACGTCATTGACGACTTCCACTTGAAGCAGCCCCACTCCCGTGGAACCGAGcccatcttcttctccttctaTGTCTTCTTCACCAAGTTCGCCTCCGGAGTCTCTCTGGGCATCTCCACCCTCAGTCTTGA CTTTGCCGGCTACCAAACCCGTGGCTGCACCCAGCCGAGGCGCGTCAAGTTTACGCTGAAGATGCTGGTGACCATGACTCCCATAGTCCTCATCCTGCTGGGCCTGCTGCTCTTCAAACTGTACCCCATTGACGAGGAGAAGCGGCGACAGAACAAGAAAGCCCTGCAGGCTCTGCG GGAAGAGGCCAGCAGCTCGGGCTGCTCTGACACAGACTCTACAGAGCTGGCCAGCATCCTCTAG
- the MFSD2A gene encoding sodium-dependent lysophosphatidylcholine symporter 1 isoform X3 — MAKGEGAESGSAAGLLPAGIIQAGERPAQKEPKKKQQLSVCSKLCYAVGGAPYQVTGCALGFFLQIYLLDVAQVDPFSASIILFVGRAWDAITDPLVGFFISKSSWTRLGRLMPWIIFSTPLAVVAYFLIWFVPDFPQGQSLWYLLFYCLFETLVTCFHVPYSALTMFISTEQSERDSATAYRMTVEVLGTVLGTAIQGQIVGQADTPCLQDRNISAVALEGANRTHSTTSLRETQNAYLLAAGVIATIYIICAVILILGVREQREPYETQQAEPMSFFRGLRLVMSHGPYVKLIAGFLFTSLAFMLVEGNFALFCTYTLGFRNEFQNLLLAIMLSATFTIPIWQWFLTRFGKKTAVYIGISSAVPFLTLVALMERNLIITYVVAVAAGISVAAAFLLPWSMLPDVIDDFHLKQPHSRGTEPIFFSFYVFFTKFASGVSLGISTLSLDFAGYQTRGCTQPRRVKFTLKMLVTMTPIVLILLGLLLFKLYPIDEEKRRQNKKALQALREEASSSGCSDTDSTELASIL, encoded by the exons ATGGCCAAAGGAGAGGGCGCCGAGAGCGGCTCCGCGGCGGGGCTGCTGCCCGCGGGCATTATACAAGCGGGTGAACGTCCGGCCCAG aAGGAACCGAAGAAGAAACAACAGTTGTCCGTTTGCAGCAAGCTTTGCTATGCAGTTGGAGGGGCCCCCTACCAGGTGACAGGCTGTGCCCTGGGGTTCTTCCTGCAGATCTACCTGTTGGATGTGGCTCAG GTGGaccctttctctgcctccatcatcctATTTGTGGGCCGGGCTTGGGATGCCATCACAGATCCCCTGGTGGGTTTCTTCATTAGCAAGTCTTCGTGGACCCGCCTGGGCCGCCTCATGCCCTG GATCATCTTCTCCACGCCCCTGGCCGTCGTTGCCTACTTCCTCATCTGGTTCGTGCCTGACTTCCCACAGGGCCAGAGCCTGTGGTACCTGCTTTTCTATTGCCTCTTTGAGACACTGGTCACA TGTTTCCACGTTCCCTACTCAGCTCTCACCATGTTCATCAGCACAGAACAGAGTGAGCGGGATTCTGCCACTGCATATC GGATGACTGTGGAGGTGCTGGGCACAGTGCTGGGAACAGCGATCCAGGGGCAAATCGTGGGCCAAGCGGATACACCTTGTCTCCAGGACCGCAACATTTCTGCAGTGGCCTTGGAAGGTGCCAATCGCACACACAGCACCACCTCACTCAGAGAAACG CAAAATGCATACCTGCTGGCAGCAGGGGTCATTGCCACCATCTATATCATCTGTGCTGTCATCCTGATCCTGGGCGTGCGGGAGCAAAGAG AACCCTATGAGACTCAGCAGGCTGAGCCGATGTCCTTCTTTCGGGGCCTCCGGCTGGTCATGAGCCACGGCCCGTACGTCAAGCTTATTGCCGGCTTCCTCTTCACCTCCCTGGCTTTCATG CTGGTGGAAGGGAACTTCGCCTTGTTTTGCACCTACACCCTGGGCTTCCGCAATGAATTCCAGAATCTGCTCCTGGCCATCATG CTCTCGGCCACATTCACCATCCCCATCTGGCAATGGTTCCTAACCCGGTTTGGCAAAAAGACGGCTGTATACATTGGGATCTCT TCAGCAGTGCCATTTCTCACCTTGGTGGCCCTCATGGAGCGTAACCTGATCATCACATACGTGGTAGCTGTGGCAGCTGGCATCAGTGTAGCAGCTGCCTTCTTACTACCCTG GTCCATGCTGCCCGACGTCATTGACGACTTCCACTTGAAGCAGCCCCACTCCCGTGGAACCGAGcccatcttcttctccttctaTGTCTTCTTCACCAAGTTCGCCTCCGGAGTCTCTCTGGGCATCTCCACCCTCAGTCTTGA CTTTGCCGGCTACCAAACCCGTGGCTGCACCCAGCCGAGGCGCGTCAAGTTTACGCTGAAGATGCTGGTGACCATGACTCCCATAGTCCTCATCCTGCTGGGCCTGCTGCTCTTCAAACTGTACCCCATTGACGAGGAGAAGCGGCGACAGAACAAGAAAGCCCTGCAGGCTCTGCG GGAAGAGGCCAGCAGCTCGGGCTGCTCTGACACAGACTCTACAGAGCTGGCCAGCATCCTCTAG